A genomic window from Candidatus Zixiibacteriota bacterium includes:
- the coxB gene encoding cytochrome c oxidase subunit II: MDSTGTLFMPPGRSTIAGEVDTLFYFIFYTSVVFFAIVVFGITFFSIRYRRQRKAGLTSGLAHNTKLEILWSVIPTILVVIVFFWGFKVFIKMHVPPKDAIEVKVTGQKWFWTFVYPNGSNSLNELVVPVGKPVKLLMSSRDVIHSFFVPDFRIKMDVLPNRYTVTWFEATDPGIYNLFCTEYCGKGHSEMLGKVKVLPEREYLAWLETGSGGGEGKSPEEFGAELYVSKACVTCHSIDGTLLVGPSFKGIFGHVTQLEEGEAMVDENYLRESILNPQAKIVAGFEPVMPTYQGVLNDRQLDALIAYIKSLKE, encoded by the coding sequence CGGAACACTTTTCATGCCGCCGGGCCGTTCGACCATTGCCGGTGAAGTCGATACCCTCTTCTACTTCATTTTCTACACGTCGGTGGTATTCTTTGCCATTGTCGTGTTCGGCATCACCTTCTTCAGCATCCGCTATCGTCGTCAGCGAAAGGCGGGACTGACCTCGGGGCTGGCGCATAACACCAAACTGGAAATCCTCTGGTCGGTGATTCCGACTATTCTGGTGGTGATAGTCTTCTTCTGGGGGTTCAAAGTCTTCATCAAAATGCATGTCCCGCCCAAAGATGCCATAGAAGTCAAAGTGACGGGTCAAAAATGGTTTTGGACTTTTGTCTACCCTAACGGTTCCAATTCCTTGAATGAACTGGTGGTGCCGGTGGGTAAACCGGTGAAGTTGTTAATGTCATCTCGCGATGTGATTCATAGTTTTTTTGTGCCTGATTTTCGTATCAAAATGGATGTGCTTCCAAACCGCTATACCGTGACCTGGTTTGAAGCGACCGACCCGGGCATATACAATCTGTTCTGCACCGAATATTGCGGGAAGGGTCATTCCGAAATGCTCGGCAAGGTCAAAGTGCTCCCTGAACGCGAGTATCTTGCCTGGCTGGAGACCGGCTCCGGCGGCGGCGAAGGGAAATCGCCTGAAGAATTCGGCGCCGAACTTTATGTCTCCAAAGCCTGCGTGACCTGCCACTCGATTGACGGCACTCTTCTGGTGGGTCCCAGTTTCAAAGGGATTTTTGGCCATGTTACCCAGTTGGAAGAGGGGGAAGCGATGGTCGATGAAAATTATCTGCGGGAGTCAATTCTGAATCCGCAGGCAAAAATCGTCGCCGGCTTTGAGCCGGTAATGCCGACCTATCAGGGTGTCCTGAATGACCGTCAGTTGGACGCCTTGATTGCCTATATAAAATCTTTGAAAGAGTAA